One part of the Leishmania braziliensis MHOM/BR/75/M2904 WGS CADA00000000 data, contig 97, whole genome shotgun sequence genome encodes these proteins:
- a CDS encoding amastin-like protein: MEWNLMLLLYAVLQFIAFLLVLVATPLEMFRITDNLSIVSGYYSLWGSGQRVGNLSFFSSSATLWADCPGRLMLFRLAQALAVLSIFVFVAAATLGVVMLFCCPLLRWICVMLNILGAVTACVVWAAMVLTYFTNEGRTCPALMTLTKFSVGFALLVAAWVLDLINITLLVVPFRIMLFGKAECVAVNLDEKMKGKSEEHSSQREEEEEE, encoded by the coding sequence ATGGAGTGGAATCTCATGCTGTTACTCTACGCGGTCCTCCAGTTCATCGCGTTTTTattggtgctggtggcgacgccgctcGAGATGTTTCGCATCACTGACAATCTAAGCATCGTTAGCGGATATTATTCGTTGTGGGGATCAGGGCAGCGTGTCGGTAATTTATCATTCTTCAGTTCCAGCGCTACTTTGTGGGCTGACTGCCCCGGCCGCCTGATGCTTTTCCGCCTTGCTCAGGCACTCGCTGTCCTCTCTATCTTCGTTTTCGTCGCTGCGGCCACCCTGGGCGTCGTCATGCTGTTCTGCTGCCCTCTCTTACGCTGGATATGCGTGATGCTCAACATTCTGGGTGCCGTCACCGCGTGCGTTGTCTGGGCTGCCATGGTGTTGACCTATTTCACTAATGAAGGCAGGACATGTCCAGCCCTCATGACACTTACAAAGTTTAGTGTCGGCTTCGCACTCCTCGTGGCTGCCTGGGTGCTGGATCTGATCAACATCACACTCTTAGTAGTTCCGTTCCGCATTATGCTTTTCGGTAAGGCTGAGTGTGTCGCCGTCAACTTGGACGAAAAAATGAAAGGAAAGTCGGAAGAACATAGCAGccaaagggaggaggaggaggaggagtag